TCCCGGTTCGTTGTATGAACTGCGCGGGCAAGCGGTAAAAACTTATTTTAAAGAAAAAATTTCCTTACATGATATTGGCATTCAGGAAGTCCTGGCAGCATTGGAAGTACTGGAAAAACCGGTGAAGGAAATCGTGGTTTTGGGCGTGGAACCGGCAGTTGTTGATGTGGGACTGGAACTCAGTCCGGTAGTTGCTCCAATAGTTGAAAGCGTAATCAAAAAAGTGATTGCAGAGCTCAATGCATGGCAGGTGGAGGTCAGCAGCAATGTTTGAACAACAAGAACTTTCGCCGCAGGTAAAAGCTGTGCTGGCTGAAATCATGGCAGCATTGAAGCAATATGCCGCCGCGGGGCAAACCTGGACGATTTTTTTAGATAAGATGGCGCTTACCTTTGATGAACGAGCGGCAATTCGTGATTTCTTAGGCGAGGGAACGGTTACGATTCAATTAGCGGATAAGTCTGAGCCGGTGGAATGGTTGGAAAGCGGGATAGCAGGCGTCTGGTTTGGCGTTTATTTTAATTATGATCATAAACCTGTTTTGGAAACAATTGAAATCGGAGGCTTTCCTCAAATAGCACAAGCTCAGCCGGAAGATATCCGGCAGGGAATTCATTTGCTGCAGCAGAATTTAGGATAAAGTAAAAACAATCGGCGCAGCCGGTTGTTTTTGCTTTTGTAAATATTGAATAAAAATGTCGCAGCAGGAAATAACAACAGAAACAGCGAATTGAATGAAATGATTTGGGTAAATAGGTAGTATGGTTAGTATGGTTAGTAATATTCAGAGCGGCTTGGATGGGCGGCAGCATAGGAGGATGGAGCGATGATACGAGGGATACGTGGTGCCACGACTGTTGAAAGTAATGATTGTAAGATAATTACAGAAAGAACGGTTGAATTGTTACGGCAGATAGCAGTTGAAAATAATCTGCAAACGGAGGATATCGGGGCGGTAATCTTTAGCTCGACGCCTGACATTAACAGCAGTTTCCCGGCAGTTGGGGCCAGAAGAATCGGCTGGACAGAGGTGCCGCTGTTTGGCACCCAGGAAATTGACAATCCCAATGGCGTGCCCCGCTGTATACGGGTATTGATCTTATGGAATACTGATTTGCCGCAAAAATCAATTCATCATGTTTATCTCAGGGAAGCTGTCGTTTTGCGCCGGGATATTGTCGAATCATAGTTTGTTGTTTGTTTCTTAGCGAGAAATATGGGGGAAAGTGGTTATGAAGTTTATTTCCATTGTTACACCTGTGTTTAATGAACAGGAAAATATTGACGTTTTTTATCGGGGAATTTGCCAAAATATGGAATCACTTCCTTATGAATTTGAAATTATTTTTATTGACGATGGCTCCAGTGATGCCACACCGGCGATTTTAGAACGGTTGTCACAGCAGGATGGAAGGGTGAGAGCTTTACTATTGGCCCGTAATTTCGGCCATCAGATAGCATTGACCTGTGGGCTGGATCATGCGAATGGGGATGCGGTCATTACGATGGATGGCGATATGCAGCATCCGCCGGAAATGCTGCCAACCCTGCTTGCCAAATGGGAAGACGGGTTTGAGGTGGTGCAAACCATCCGGGTTAGTACCGAGGGAGTTTCCTGGTTCAAATCTTTTACCTCGGGGATGTTTTACAAGTTGATGAATGCCATGTCGATGGTGCGTATTCAGGAGGGAGGGTCGGATTTTCGTCTGCTGGACAAGCGGGTTGTGACAAGCTTTCGTCTGTTTAAAGAGCGGGCCCGGTTTATTCGCGGCATGATAGGAGCGATTGGTTA
This genomic stretch from Veillonellales bacterium harbors:
- a CDS encoding HyaD/HybD family hydrogenase maturation endopeptidase, which gives rise to MKKITVLGVGNILLKDEGFGVRVVEQLQERFDFPEQVQVLDGGTLGMELMRFLLETDKLILIDAVSGSLTPGSLYELRGQAVKTYFKEKISLHDIGIQEVLAALEVLEKPVKEIVVLGVEPAVVDVGLELSPVVAPIVESVIKKVIAELNAWQVEVSSNV
- a CDS encoding glycosyltransferase family 2 protein encodes the protein MKFISIVTPVFNEQENIDVFYRGICQNMESLPYEFEIIFIDDGSSDATPAILERLSQQDGRVRALLLARNFGHQIALTCGLDHANGDAVITMDGDMQHPPEMLPTLLAKWEDGFEVVQTIRVSTEGVSWFKSFTSGMFYKLMNAMSMVRIQEGGSDFRLLDKRVVTSFRLFKERARFIRGMIGAIGYRQTQIQFVAPKRYAGTSKFSLKKMLHFALDGITAYSKLPLRFAFYVGIICGAISIGLTMHVVYIKLFTEEAVPGWATISASISLLGGMQLVGLGIIGEYVGRIFEEVKQRPLYLVRAELKKTK
- a CDS encoding hydrogenase expression/formation C-terminal domain-containing protein — translated: MFEQQELSPQVKAVLAEIMAALKQYAAAGQTWTIFLDKMALTFDERAAIRDFLGEGTVTIQLADKSEPVEWLESGIAGVWFGVYFNYDHKPVLETIEIGGFPQIAQAQPEDIRQGIHLLQQNLG
- the aroH gene encoding chorismate mutase, encoding MIRGIRGATTVESNDCKIITERTVELLRQIAVENNLQTEDIGAVIFSSTPDINSSFPAVGARRIGWTEVPLFGTQEIDNPNGVPRCIRVLILWNTDLPQKSIHHVYLREAVVLRRDIVES